Sequence from the Gemmatimonas sp. genome:
CGGGCAGGAGAGACGCCTGCCGCCGGCACCGCCGCAATCCGCTCTCGCACCTCGGCGGGCGTGGACGGCGTGGCCACCGACGAGGCGGAGCAGGGGCCGCTCGTTCCCGTGCGTCTCGGGCTGTCACTGCTGGCGGAATCTGCCGTGACCCGGGCCCTGGAACGCGCGCAGGAGCCGCTGGGCAACTCGGTCCGGCTCCCGCTGCACGGTCTCGATGCGTGCGTGCCGCATGGCGGCGCGCGCACCACACCGACGGGGTGGGAGATATCGGTGGGTGCGGGTCCGCCGCGTGCAGTGGACGGTACCGGCTGGGGTGAGGCGCGCGCGCGCGCGGCGGTGCAGGACGTGCCGGCCGATGGCTCACGCAGCGCGGCGCTGCCGGCCATCGTGATGGGAGCGGGCGCGCTGGGCGCCGCAATGAACGGTGCCGCCTCGATTGCTGCCGTGCTGGGGGCCGTGGCCATGTGGCTCCTGTTACGCAGACCGTCGCCGCCCCCCACGCAGGACTGATTAGATTGCCGCCGGCGTCGCATTGGCACCGCTGCCGGTGTGGGCGCCACGTGCCCCGTCAGAACCCGACTCTCCCATGGCCCAGTCCACTTCCGCGCCGGTGACGGCGTTTCTGCGTCACCACTATCGGCACTTCAACGCCGCGGCACTCATCGACGCAGCCGATGGGTACATTCGCCACCTCGACCAGGGCGGCAAGATGATGGTCACGCTGGCCGGCGCCATGAGCACGGCGGAGTTGGGCATCTCGCTGGCCGAGATGATCCGGCAGGACAAGGTGCACATGATCACGTGCACGGGGGCGAACCTCGAGGAAGACATCTACAACCTCGTGGCGCATGATCACTACGCCCGTGTTCCCAATTACCGCGACCTTACGCCCGAAGACGAGCAGAAACTGCTCGATCAGCATTTCAATCGCGTGACGGACACGTGCATCCCGGAGGCCGAGGCCATTCGGCGCATTGAGAAGGCCGTGCTCGAGGAGTGGCAGGCGGCTGACCGGGCGGGCGAGCGCTACTTCCCGCACGAGTTCATGTACCGCATCCTCAACAGCGGGAAGCTCAAGGAGTTCTACCAGATCGACCCGAAGGACTCCTGGATGGTCGCGGCGGCCGAGAAGCAGATCCCCATCATCGTGCCGGGGTGGGAAGACAGCACCAACGGCAACATCTATGCGGGTCACTGCATGGAAGGGGACATCAAGAATGTCCACACCGTGCGCAGTGGCATCGAGTACATGATGTACCTTGCCGACCTCTACACGGCGATGACGAAGGAGTCGACGATCGGCTTCTTCCAGATCGGTGGCGGCATAGCCGGCGACTTTCCCATCTGCGTGGTACCGATGCTGCACCAGGACCTGCAGCGCACCGAGGTGCCACTGTGGGGCTACTTCTGCCAGATCAGCGACTCCACCACGTCGTACGGCTCCTACTCGGGCGCGGTGCCGAACGAGAAGATCACGTGGGGCAAGCTGGCCATCGACACGCCCAAGTACATCATCGAGTCCGACGCCAGCATCGTGGCGCCGCTCGTCTTTGCCATCGTCCTCGGCCAGTAACGGCTAGCGGGCAATCGTATCGCCCGGTGCCGGTTTGGGCACCCGCAGGCGCTGCCCCACCTTGATGTCGTCCTGCCCCAGCCGGTTGAGCTGGCGCAGGACGTCCGGCGAGGTGCGGTAGCGCCGGGCGAGCCCGGTCAGCGTTTCGCCGCGTCGCACGATGTGCGGCACGTACTCGTCCGCGGGGCGCGGCGCGCTGCGTGTGGTCCCTGCCGATTCCTGCTGCTCCCGCGTGGCCACGCCGCGCGCGCGCGCACTGGCCTGCGCCACCCGCTCCGCCTCGGGCCATGAGGCGTCATCCACGATGAAGTCCACGCTGGTACCGGGGGTGCGCAGGACGAGCCCGCGCCCGCGCCCGCGAAAGATGGTGCGCGGCTCCAGAGTGAATGCCGCGTCGTACGGATAGCTCTCCACCAGCAGCGCGAGCGGCCCGTCGTCGCGCGGCCGCAGCAGCGGTGTGGGGGGCGCACCCACATACAGCAGCCGCCGGTCGGTGGCCACCACGACGCCGAACGATTCGCGCCACATGTCGGTCCACCGGCGCTGCGACGCGAACGCCTGCGCCACGATGCGTTCGCCGGGAGCCATGGCCGACTCGACCTCCCCCAGGGCGGCATCCCGCGCCAGGCGCCGCGCGCCAATGGGGGGCACGATGGCGGCCGCTGCCACCAGTGTCACCGTGCCGACCAGTGCCGTCGTGGAGGTCAGGGCCACGATCCCCCGCACCCACAGCGAACGCTGGCGGCGTTCCGGTGGCGTGCCGGCAGTCAGCCATTCCTTGGTGGTGCGCGGGGTGGTCATGCGGTGAAGTGTAGGCAGGTAACCAACGCTGGCGTACCGCGTGCGCCGTAGCGAGCATTCGTGCGGTGCGCGCCGTTTCCCGGCGCAAGGCTGACCCGACCCTTTCTCCGGCACATTCCGGTGCTCCGTGCCTGCTGACGATCTGCCACTCTGGCGTCCCGCTGCCGCCGATGTCGCGGCCGCGCAACTCACGCGCTTTCGTGAGGGGCTCGTGGCGCGCGGTGTCGTCCCCGCGCACGTGCACGACGCGCACGCACTGCAACGCTGGTCGGTGGAGCACCTCGCCGAGTTCTGGGCGGCCGTCTGGCAGGCCGCCGAGATCGTGGCCGATGGACCGGGGGCGGCCCACGCCCCCTGGCGTGCCGTCCTCGAGCAGGGGGAGGTCATGCAGCCGCCGCATGCCGGACCACAGGGCCATATCGGGCCGCAGTGGTTTACCGGCACGCGCCTCAACTTCGCCGAACAGCTGCTGCGCCGCCGCGACGATGGGGTGGCGCTGGTCGCGTGGAACGAACAGGGAGCACAGCGCCGCATCACGTATGCCGAGCTGGCCGCACAGGTGGCGCAGTGCGCCGCCGCGCTGCGCGCCCTGGGGGTCGGCCCCGGTCACCGTGTGGCCGGGTGGATGCCCAACCTGCCGGAAACGGTGATCGTCATGCTCGCGGCCGCAGCCATTGGCGCCACATGGTCCAGCTGCTCCCCCGATTTCGGCACCAAGGGCGTGCTCGACCGCTTTGGCCAGATCGCCCCCACCGTACTCGTGGCGGCCGACGGCTACCGGTACGCCGGCAAGGAGATCGACTGTCTCCCCCGGCTGCGCGAAATCGCGGCGGCCATCCCGTCGTTGGTGGCGGTGTGGGTGGTGCCATATCTGCGTATGGCGCCCTCGCTCGACACGGTGCCCGGTGCCGTGCATTTCCCCGAGGTGCTGGCGGCCCACGACCACGATCGCACGCCGCGCTTCGAGCGCCTCCCGTTCGATCACCCGCTCTACATCCTCTACTCGAGCGGAACGACCGGACTGCCGAAGTGCATGGTGCACGGGGCCGGCGGCACGTTGCTGCAGCATTGGAAAGAGCTGGCGCTGCACACCGATCTGCGGGCCGGTGATGTGCTCTTCTACTTCACCACCTGCGGGTGGATGATGTGGAACTGGCTGGTGTCAGGGCTGGCCCTCGGCGCCACGGTGGTGCTGTACGATGGCGCGCCGCTGGCGCCGGACCCCACCATTCTCTGGCGCATGGCGGCGGCGGAGCGCGTGACCGTATTCGGCACGAGTGCGAAGTATCTGGCCATGTGCGAGAAGGAGGGGGTCGTTCCGCGGGAGTGTGCTGATTTGCGGGCACTCAAGGTGGTGCTCAGCACCGGCAGTCCGCTGGCCTCGCACAGCTACGACTATGTCGCGCGCGCGGTGGGCTCGGGGGTTCGGCTGTCGAGCATCAGCGGGGGGACCGATATCGTCAGCTGCTTCGCCCTGGGAGATCCCACGGGGCCGGTGCATCGCGGCGAACTGCAGATGCGCGGGTTGGGCATGGCGGTGGAGGTGTTCGATGAGCAGGGGGCTCCCGTGCGCGGGGTGCCGGGGGAACTGGTGTGCACGAAGCCGTTCCCCAGCATGCCCGTGGCCTTCTGGAACGATCCCGACGGGGCGCTCTATCGCGCCGCCTACTTCGAACAGATTCCCGGCGTGTGGCGCCATGGCGATTGGGCGGAGATCACGCCGCACGACGGGCTCGTGATTCATGGCCGCAGCGATGCCACGCTCAATCCGGGCGGGGTCCGCATTGGCACGGCCGAAATCTACCGGCAGGTCGAACAGATCCCCGAGGTGGTGGAGTCGCTGGTCGTGGAGCAGACGATCGGCGACGGCGACTCCCGGGTGGTGCTCTTCGTGCGGCTGCGTGAGGGGCACGACCTCACGGAGACGCTGCAGCAGCAGATCCGCCACCGCATCCGCGAGCACGCCAGCCCCCATCACGTCCCCAGGGTGATCGTGGCCATTGGCGACCTGCCGCGCACGATCAGCGGCAAGATTACGGAGCTGGCGGTGCGCGAGGTCATCCATGGGCGCCCCGTGAAGAACGTGGATGCCCTCGCCAACCCTGCTGCCCTCGAGTTGTTTCGGGATCTTCCCGCCCTGCGTCTTCCCTTGCCCCCCCGCTGATCATGAACCGCGTGCTGCGTGGGCGACCGCCCGCTGGGGCGTCATGGTGACCCAGGTGCTGGCCCTGCCACCGTCGCGCGCGGCCGCTCAGGCTGCTTCGGCGGCCCGATCCGCACCCACCCGGCCGTACACCTGCACGGCCGGGCTGGTGCAGCAGAACATCCTGAGCGCCGCGCTGTACGAGAAGATTGCGGATCGCATCATCGCGAAGCCGTAGGCCGACCCTTAGCTTACCTTCATGTTTCTGAGCCCGCCGGCAGAGGACCAGCGGCAGCGCGCGTGGATCGGCGCGCTGCCCCGTTCTCACATCTGAGAGTCGAGAGGTTGGTGTACGCCGCGTGACGCCCCGGTCGGGCGCACGCCGCTTCGCGTTGTCTTCCTCATCGCCCTTCACTCTGCAGGTACACGCATGGCCACGCTCACGCTTCCCGAAACGGGCGCCGAACAGGACGCCTTCCCCATCAACGGCACCGACTACGTCGAGTTCTACGTCGGGAACGCCAAGCAGGCGAGCCACTATTACCGCGCCGCCTTCGGCTATTCCCTGGTGGCGTATCGCGGCCCCGAAACCGGCGTGCGCGACCGCGCCAGCTACGTGATGCAGCAGGGGAAGATCCGCCTCGTCCTCACCACGGCGCTGTCCCCCGAATCGCCCATCGCCGCGCACGTCCACCGGCACGGAGACGGGGTCAGGGACTACGCGCTCTGGGTGGATGACGCCCGGCTCGCCTACGAGACGGCGCTCGCCCGTGGCGCGATCCCCGTGCAGCCGCCAACCGAGATGCAGGACGAACACGGGACGGTGGTCATCGCGGCCATCGGGACCTATGGCGACACCATCCACTCGCTGGTCGAGCGGCGCCACTATGCGGGCGTCTTCCTCCCCGGCTTCCGTCCGGTCACGCCGCATTACCAGCCGGCCAGCGTGGGGCTCAAGTTTGTCGACCATTGCGTCGGCAACGTGGAGCTGGGGCGCATGAACCACTGGGTGACGTACTACGCCAACGTGCTCGGCTTCCGCAATCTCATCACCTTCGACGACAGCGACATCAGTACCGAGTACTCGTCGCTCATGTCCAAGGTGATGGCCAACGGCAACGACAAGATCAAGTTCCCCATCAACGAGCCCGCCTCGGGGAAGAAGAAGTCGCAGATCGAGGAATATCTCGACTTCTACGGCGGGCCCGGCGCGCAGCATCTGGCGCTGGCCACCGACGACATCCTCGCCACCGTCACCGCTTTGCGCGATCGCGGGGTGGAGTTCCTGTCGATCCCCACGTCGTATTACGACGAGCTGCAGGCGCGTGTGGGGCGCATCGATGAGCCGGTGGAGGAGTTGGCCCGCCTCGGCATCCTCGTCGATCGGGACCCCGATGGCTATCTGCTGCAGATCTTCACCAAGCCGGTCGAAGATCGGCCCACCCTCTTTTTCGAGATCATTCAGCGCAAGGGGGCCACGAGCTTCGGCAAGGGCAACTTCAAGGCGCTGTTCGAGAGCATCGAGCGCGAGCAGGAACTGCGCGGCAATCTCTGACCCTCCGAGCCGATCATGCCCATCTACCATCAGCTCGGGTCCATCCCGCGCAAGCGCCACATCGTGTTCCGGCGTCCCGACGGCGGCCTCTATGCCGAAGAACTCATGGGACACGAGGGGTTCGTCGGCACGTCGTCGCTGCTGTACCATACCCATCCGCCCACCACGGTCCTGTCGGCGCGCAAGCTGCGTGACCTGCGTTGGGAAGAAGACACCGACACGTCGTTGCGGCATCGCCACTTCCTCACGTCGCGCATCGCGCGCGGCGGCTCGCCCACCCTCGATCGCCTGCCGCTGCTCTTCAACAGCGACATCGGCATGCTGTACGTCGAGCCCGATGTCACCGACAGCCACTTCTATCGCAATTCGCAGGCCGATGAGGTGGTGTACGTGGTGGAAGGGCACGGGGTGCTCGAGTCGGTGTTTGGCGACCTGCCGTATCGCCCCGGCGACTATGTGGTGATTCACCGCAACATCACCCATCGCTGGCGTCTCGACCCCGGCGAGGGGCCCAGCAAGTTCCTCGTCATGGAGAGCCGTGGGCACATCCGGTTCCCCAAGCGGTATCGCAACGACTTCGGGCAGTTGCTCGAAGGCGCGCCGTTCAGCGAGCGCGACATCCGTCGCCCAATGCTGCTGGAGCCGCGCGACGAGAAGGGCGCGTTCCCGATCGTGGTGAAGCAGTACGACGCGCTCAACGAACTGGTGCTCGATCACCACCCGTTCGATGTGGTGGGGTGGGATGGCTACTTCTATCCGTGGATCTTCAACATTCACGATTTCGAGCCCATCGTGGGGCGCATCCATCAGCCGCCGCCGGTGCATCAGACGTTTCAGGGCGACGGTTTCGTGATCTGCAGCTTCTGCCCCCGCCCCTACGACTTCGATCCGGAGGCGGTGCCGGCGCCGTACAACCACAGCAACGTGGACTCCGACGAAGTGCTCTTCTACGCGTCGAGCGAATTCATGAGCCGCAAGGGCATCGAGTACGGCTCCATCACGCATCACCCCGATGGGCTGCCGCACGGGCCGCATCCGGGGCGTGCGGAGGCGAGCATCGGGGCCAAGTACACGAACGAGCTCGCGGTGATGATGGACAGCTTCCGGCCGCTCAAGGTGGCCAAGTCGGCGCTGTCGATCGAGGATCCGCGATACCATCAGAGCTGGATCGACGCCCAGCACGCGCAGTTCAGTCCACCCACCTCCTGATGCCACGCCTCTCCTCGCGGTTTTCGGCCTTCCCGGTCTATCCGCTGGCGCACATCCCGGCGCGCAAGAAGGCGCTCGTCGCGGCGGGAGTGGATGTCATCGACCTGGGCGCCGGCGACGCCGATCTCCCTCCCCCCGCTGGCGCCGTCTCCGCGCTGCAGGCGGCCGCCGAGGTGCCGGCCATGCAGCGCTACGGCTTCGGCCTCGGGCATGTGCCCTTTCGCGAGGCGATCAGCGCGTGGATGCAGACGCGCTTCGGGCAGCCAGTCGATCCCATGACCGAGATCGTGCCCCTGCTCGGCAGCAAGGAGGGCTTGGCGCACATCGCCTTCGCGTATCTCGGTGCGGGCGATGTGGCCATCATCCCGGACCCGGCGTATCAGGCCTACCTGGGCGGCACGCTCATGAGCGATGCCACCCCGTATGTGTATGCGCTGCGGCCGCGCACCGAATTCCTGGTGGATCTGGACGAAATCCCGGCCGACGTGCTGGCCCGCACGCGGGTGCTGTATCTCAACTATCCCAACAATCCCACGGCGGCCATTGCCCCACGCGCCTACCTCGAGCACGTGGTGCGGCTGTGCCGGGAACGCGACATCCTGCTGGTGTACGACAACGCCTACTCGGAGATGGGCTTCGACGGCTACGTGCCGCCCAGCATCTTCGAGATCGATGGCGCCCGTGACGTGGCCATCGAATTCCACTCGTTGTCGAAGACGTACAACATGACCGGATGGCGCTGCGCCTGGGCGGTGGCCAAGCCGGAGATTGCCGGCGCGCTCACCAAGGTGAAGTCGTTCACCGATACCGGTCAGTATCTCGGTATCCAGGCGGCCGGTGTCGCGGCCATCGAGAGCTGGAGCGAGTTCGTACCGCGCAATCGCGCCGTCTTTGCCCAGCGGCGCGATGCCGCCGTGGCGGCGTTCCGGGCCAACGGCTTCTCCTGCGAGACGCCGTGTGCCACGATGTACCTGTGGATTCCGCTCCCCGAGGGCATCGCGAGCGCCGCCTTCTGCGACCGGCTGCGGGAAGAGCAGGGAGTCATTGCCATGCCCGGCTCCGGCTTCGGTGCTGGTGGCGAAGGGTTCTTCCGCATCTCGTTCATCCAGAACGGTCCCCGCATTGCCGAGGCGGCACGTCGCGCTGGTGTGGTGCTGGCGGCAATGCGTGCCGAAGAGCCACGATCGCTGGGCGCGCAGACGTCATGAGCGCCCGGTCGTGGCGCGCGGGCGCTTACGGGGGGGCGTCGCTGCTGTTGCTGGGAAGCGTCTCCTGCCGCACCGCACTCACGCCGGCGGTACCGCGCCCTGACAGTGTCGCTGCCACCCCGGCGGCGCCGCCGGTGGCACCGCGCCCCGAGACGAAGCCGCGGCCCGTGGCCTCCCCGCCGGCTGCCAAGGCTGCCCCCAGCCCCCTGGCCAGCGCCGACGCCCCACCGTTGCTGCGGGAGTTCCGCGGCGTTTGGGTGGCCACGGTGGGGAACATGGATTGGCCCTCGGCGCGCACGCTGTCGGTGGCGGAGCAGCAGGCGGAGCTGCGCACGCTCTTCGATCGCGCGGAAGCCCTGCGGCTCAATGCCGTGATCTTTCAGGTACGCCCCGCGGCAGACGCGCTGTACAAGTCGTCCATCGAGCCGTGGTCGGAGTTTCTCACGGGGGGGCAGGGGCAGGCGCCCTCTCCGGCGTGGGATCCGCTCGCCTTCGCGATCAAGGAAGCCCATGCCCGCGGCATGGAGCTGCACGCGTGGTTCAATCCCTATCGCGCCGGCTTCGTGCGTGGGCGGTCCGCTGCCGCGGCCTCGCACATTCGCCGCACGAACCCGTCGCTC
This genomic interval carries:
- a CDS encoding deoxyhypusine synthase family protein; the encoded protein is MAQSTSAPVTAFLRHHYRHFNAAALIDAADGYIRHLDQGGKMMVTLAGAMSTAELGISLAEMIRQDKVHMITCTGANLEEDIYNLVAHDHYARVPNYRDLTPEDEQKLLDQHFNRVTDTCIPEAEAIRRIEKAVLEEWQAADRAGERYFPHEFMYRILNSGKLKEFYQIDPKDSWMVAAAEKQIPIIVPGWEDSTNGNIYAGHCMEGDIKNVHTVRSGIEYMMYLADLYTAMTKESTIGFFQIGGGIAGDFPICVVPMLHQDLQRTEVPLWGYFCQISDSTTSYGSYSGAVPNEKITWGKLAIDTPKYIIESDASIVAPLVFAIVLGQ
- a CDS encoding aminotransferase class I/II-fold pyridoxal phosphate-dependent enzyme, producing the protein MPRLSSRFSAFPVYPLAHIPARKKALVAAGVDVIDLGAGDADLPPPAGAVSALQAAAEVPAMQRYGFGLGHVPFREAISAWMQTRFGQPVDPMTEIVPLLGSKEGLAHIAFAYLGAGDVAIIPDPAYQAYLGGTLMSDATPYVYALRPRTEFLVDLDEIPADVLARTRVLYLNYPNNPTAAIAPRAYLEHVVRLCRERDILLVYDNAYSEMGFDGYVPPSIFEIDGARDVAIEFHSLSKTYNMTGWRCAWAVAKPEIAGALTKVKSFTDTGQYLGIQAAGVAAIESWSEFVPRNRAVFAQRRDAAVAAFRANGFSCETPCATMYLWIPLPEGIASAAFCDRLREEQGVIAMPGSGFGAGGEGFFRISFIQNGPRIAEAARRAGVVLAAMRAEEPRSLGAQTS
- a CDS encoding acetoacetate--CoA ligase, whose product is MPADDLPLWRPAAADVAAAQLTRFREGLVARGVVPAHVHDAHALQRWSVEHLAEFWAAVWQAAEIVADGPGAAHAPWRAVLEQGEVMQPPHAGPQGHIGPQWFTGTRLNFAEQLLRRRDDGVALVAWNEQGAQRRITYAELAAQVAQCAAALRALGVGPGHRVAGWMPNLPETVIVMLAAAAIGATWSSCSPDFGTKGVLDRFGQIAPTVLVAADGYRYAGKEIDCLPRLREIAAAIPSLVAVWVVPYLRMAPSLDTVPGAVHFPEVLAAHDHDRTPRFERLPFDHPLYILYSSGTTGLPKCMVHGAGGTLLQHWKELALHTDLRAGDVLFYFTTCGWMMWNWLVSGLALGATVVLYDGAPLAPDPTILWRMAAAERVTVFGTSAKYLAMCEKEGVVPRECADLRALKVVLSTGSPLASHSYDYVARAVGSGVRLSSISGGTDIVSCFALGDPTGPVHRGELQMRGLGMAVEVFDEQGAPVRGVPGELVCTKPFPSMPVAFWNDPDGALYRAAYFEQIPGVWRHGDWAEITPHDGLVIHGRSDATLNPGGVRIGTAEIYRQVEQIPEVVESLVVEQTIGDGDSRVVLFVRLREGHDLTETLQQQIRHRIREHASPHHVPRVIVAIGDLPRTISGKITELAVREVIHGRPVKNVDALANPAALELFRDLPALRLPLPPR
- a CDS encoding LysM peptidoglycan-binding domain-containing protein, which gives rise to MTTPRTTKEWLTAGTPPERRQRSLWVRGIVALTSTTALVGTVTLVAAAAIVPPIGARRLARDAALGEVESAMAPGERIVAQAFASQRRWTDMWRESFGVVVATDRRLLYVGAPPTPLLRPRDDGPLALLVESYPYDAAFTLEPRTIFRGRGRGLVLRTPGTSVDFIVDDASWPEAERVAQASARARGVATREQQESAGTTRSAPRPADEYVPHIVRRGETLTGLARRYRTSPDVLRQLNRLGQDDIKVGQRLRVPKPAPGDTIAR
- a CDS encoding homogentisate 1,2-dioxygenase; translation: MPIYHQLGSIPRKRHIVFRRPDGGLYAEELMGHEGFVGTSSLLYHTHPPTTVLSARKLRDLRWEEDTDTSLRHRHFLTSRIARGGSPTLDRLPLLFNSDIGMLYVEPDVTDSHFYRNSQADEVVYVVEGHGVLESVFGDLPYRPGDYVVIHRNITHRWRLDPGEGPSKFLVMESRGHIRFPKRYRNDFGQLLEGAPFSERDIRRPMLLEPRDEKGAFPIVVKQYDALNELVLDHHPFDVVGWDGYFYPWIFNIHDFEPIVGRIHQPPPVHQTFQGDGFVICSFCPRPYDFDPEAVPAPYNHSNVDSDEVLFYASSEFMSRKGIEYGSITHHPDGLPHGPHPGRAEASIGAKYTNELAVMMDSFRPLKVAKSALSIEDPRYHQSWIDAQHAQFSPPTS
- the hppD gene encoding 4-hydroxyphenylpyruvate dioxygenase — protein: MATLTLPETGAEQDAFPINGTDYVEFYVGNAKQASHYYRAAFGYSLVAYRGPETGVRDRASYVMQQGKIRLVLTTALSPESPIAAHVHRHGDGVRDYALWVDDARLAYETALARGAIPVQPPTEMQDEHGTVVIAAIGTYGDTIHSLVERRHYAGVFLPGFRPVTPHYQPASVGLKFVDHCVGNVELGRMNHWVTYYANVLGFRNLITFDDSDISTEYSSLMSKVMANGNDKIKFPINEPASGKKKSQIEEYLDFYGGPGAQHLALATDDILATVTALRDRGVEFLSIPTSYYDELQARVGRIDEPVEELARLGILVDRDPDGYLLQIFTKPVEDRPTLFFEIIQRKGATSFGKGNFKALFESIEREQELRGNL